One genomic window of Cyprinus carpio isolate SPL01 chromosome B8, ASM1834038v1, whole genome shotgun sequence includes the following:
- the glt1d1 gene encoding glycosyltransferase 1 domain-containing protein 1 isoform X2: protein MNRAPNSPKTGNCTTAERIRNHIVAAGHTCVLCDTREFSSASDVSSLMKQEPRFEAALAIHLFKGGRLLLDARVPFGVVFGGTDVNEDVKDEHKRAVMEEVLHKARFAVAFTDKLKERAEELLVCESKKIYVQPQGIETRVASHFSWSDFLHSTGVRTKQEENLRVFLLVCGLRRVKDPLYLLEVFAEWHNQNPLVALIIIGPKIDPVFTAEVEESVKRSVGVYLAADLSQEELHAAMQKSFALVNSSLSEGMSAAILEAMDLGLPVLARDVPGNAAIVEHEVTGLLYSSPQEFVSMSRKLLDDHELQERLVRNGKNYITTCHNPMKERISYQKLVETLH from the exons ATGAACAGAG CACCAAACAGCCCCAAAACAGGGAACTGTACCACAGCCGAAAGAATAAG GAATCATATCGTGGCTGCAGGACATACTTGTGTACTGTGTGATACAAGAGAGTTCAGCTCGGCCTCTGATGTATCATCCCTGATGAAGCAAGAGCCACGGTTCGAAGCTGCGCTGGCCATTCATCTTTTCAAAGGAGGCAGGCTTCTTTTAG ATGCTAGAGTGCCGTTTGGGGTGGTGTTTGGAGGGACGGATGTCAACGAGGACGTAAAAGATGAGCACAAGCGAGCTGTGATGGAGGAAGTTCTGCACAAGGCCAG GTTTGCTGTGGCGTTCACTGATAAACTGAAAGAACGTGCCGAGGAGCTCTTG GTATGTGAGAGCAAGAAGATTTATGTACAGCCTCAAG GGATTGAGACCAGAGTGGCATCACATTTCAGCTGGAGTGATTTTTTACACAGCACAG gTGTGCGTACCAAACAAGAGGAAAATTTACGTGTGTTTCTGTTGGTATGTGGACTCAGACGAGTTAAGGATCCTCTGTATCTTCTAGAAGTTTTTGCAG AATGGCACAATCAGAACCCCCTAGTGGCCCTCATCATCATTGGTCCAAAG ATAGATCCAGTGTTTACTGCAGAGGTTGAGGAGAGCGTCAAGAG gtctgTAGGAGTGTATCTGGCGGCTGATTTGAGTCAGGAGGAGCTGCATGCTGCCATGCAGAAATCATTTGCCCTGGTCAACTCGTCTCTCTCAGAGGGAATGTCTGCTGCCATCTTAGAG GCGATGGATTTAGGTTTGCCTGTTTTAGCGAGGGATGTTCCTGGTAATGCTGCAATAGTCGAGCATGAGGTCACAGGACTGCTGTACTCAAGCCCTCAG GAATTCGTAAGCATGTCCAGAAAACTTCTGGATGACCATGAGCTCCAAGAAAGACTGGTGAGAAATGGAAAGAATTACATTACAACTTGCCACAACCCGATGAAGGAGAGAATATCCTATCAGAAACTGGTGGAGACTCTTCACTGA
- the glt1d1 gene encoding glycosyltransferase 1 domain-containing protein 1 isoform X1: MRVLFLAPNSPKTGNCTTAERIRNHIVAAGHTCVLCDTREFSSASDVSSLMKQEPRFEAALAIHLFKGGRLLLDARVPFGVVFGGTDVNEDVKDEHKRAVMEEVLHKARFAVAFTDKLKERAEELLVCESKKIYVQPQGIETRVASHFSWSDFLHSTGVRTKQEENLRVFLLVCGLRRVKDPLYLLEVFAEWHNQNPLVALIIIGPKIDPVFTAEVEESVKRSVGVYLAADLSQEELHAAMQKSFALVNSSLSEGMSAAILEAMDLGLPVLARDVPGNAAIVEHEVTGLLYSSPQEFVSMSRKLLDDHELQERLVRNGKNYITTCHNPMKERISYQKLVETLH; the protein is encoded by the exons ATGCGCGTGCTCTTCTTAGCACCAAACAGCCCCAAAACAGGGAACTGTACCACAGCCGAAAGAATAAG GAATCATATCGTGGCTGCAGGACATACTTGTGTACTGTGTGATACAAGAGAGTTCAGCTCGGCCTCTGATGTATCATCCCTGATGAAGCAAGAGCCACGGTTCGAAGCTGCGCTGGCCATTCATCTTTTCAAAGGAGGCAGGCTTCTTTTAG ATGCTAGAGTGCCGTTTGGGGTGGTGTTTGGAGGGACGGATGTCAACGAGGACGTAAAAGATGAGCACAAGCGAGCTGTGATGGAGGAAGTTCTGCACAAGGCCAG GTTTGCTGTGGCGTTCACTGATAAACTGAAAGAACGTGCCGAGGAGCTCTTG GTATGTGAGAGCAAGAAGATTTATGTACAGCCTCAAG GGATTGAGACCAGAGTGGCATCACATTTCAGCTGGAGTGATTTTTTACACAGCACAG gTGTGCGTACCAAACAAGAGGAAAATTTACGTGTGTTTCTGTTGGTATGTGGACTCAGACGAGTTAAGGATCCTCTGTATCTTCTAGAAGTTTTTGCAG AATGGCACAATCAGAACCCCCTAGTGGCCCTCATCATCATTGGTCCAAAG ATAGATCCAGTGTTTACTGCAGAGGTTGAGGAGAGCGTCAAGAG gtctgTAGGAGTGTATCTGGCGGCTGATTTGAGTCAGGAGGAGCTGCATGCTGCCATGCAGAAATCATTTGCCCTGGTCAACTCGTCTCTCTCAGAGGGAATGTCTGCTGCCATCTTAGAG GCGATGGATTTAGGTTTGCCTGTTTTAGCGAGGGATGTTCCTGGTAATGCTGCAATAGTCGAGCATGAGGTCACAGGACTGCTGTACTCAAGCCCTCAG GAATTCGTAAGCATGTCCAGAAAACTTCTGGATGACCATGAGCTCCAAGAAAGACTGGTGAGAAATGGAAAGAATTACATTACAACTTGCCACAACCCGATGAAGGAGAGAATATCCTATCAGAAACTGGTGGAGACTCTTCACTGA
- the glt1d1 gene encoding glycosyltransferase 1 domain-containing protein 1 isoform X3: MKQEPRFEAALAIHLFKGGRLLLDARVPFGVVFGGTDVNEDVKDEHKRAVMEEVLHKARFAVAFTDKLKERAEELLVCESKKIYVQPQGIETRVASHFSWSDFLHSTGVRTKQEENLRVFLLVCGLRRVKDPLYLLEVFAEWHNQNPLVALIIIGPKIDPVFTAEVEESVKRSVGVYLAADLSQEELHAAMQKSFALVNSSLSEGMSAAILEAMDLGLPVLARDVPGNAAIVEHEVTGLLYSSPQEFVSMSRKLLDDHELQERLVRNGKNYITTCHNPMKERISYQKLVETLH, translated from the exons ATGAAGCAAGAGCCACGGTTCGAAGCTGCGCTGGCCATTCATCTTTTCAAAGGAGGCAGGCTTCTTTTAG ATGCTAGAGTGCCGTTTGGGGTGGTGTTTGGAGGGACGGATGTCAACGAGGACGTAAAAGATGAGCACAAGCGAGCTGTGATGGAGGAAGTTCTGCACAAGGCCAG GTTTGCTGTGGCGTTCACTGATAAACTGAAAGAACGTGCCGAGGAGCTCTTG GTATGTGAGAGCAAGAAGATTTATGTACAGCCTCAAG GGATTGAGACCAGAGTGGCATCACATTTCAGCTGGAGTGATTTTTTACACAGCACAG gTGTGCGTACCAAACAAGAGGAAAATTTACGTGTGTTTCTGTTGGTATGTGGACTCAGACGAGTTAAGGATCCTCTGTATCTTCTAGAAGTTTTTGCAG AATGGCACAATCAGAACCCCCTAGTGGCCCTCATCATCATTGGTCCAAAG ATAGATCCAGTGTTTACTGCAGAGGTTGAGGAGAGCGTCAAGAG gtctgTAGGAGTGTATCTGGCGGCTGATTTGAGTCAGGAGGAGCTGCATGCTGCCATGCAGAAATCATTTGCCCTGGTCAACTCGTCTCTCTCAGAGGGAATGTCTGCTGCCATCTTAGAG GCGATGGATTTAGGTTTGCCTGTTTTAGCGAGGGATGTTCCTGGTAATGCTGCAATAGTCGAGCATGAGGTCACAGGACTGCTGTACTCAAGCCCTCAG GAATTCGTAAGCATGTCCAGAAAACTTCTGGATGACCATGAGCTCCAAGAAAGACTGGTGAGAAATGGAAAGAATTACATTACAACTTGCCACAACCCGATGAAGGAGAGAATATCCTATCAGAAACTGGTGGAGACTCTTCACTGA